In one window of Camelina sativa cultivar DH55 chromosome 15, Cs, whole genome shotgun sequence DNA:
- the LOC104746475 gene encoding protein NDR1-like, whose amino-acid sequence MDQDTERGRSCCGCCLSFIFTAGLTSLFLWLSLRADKPKCSIQNFYVPALNKTLNSRVNTSLNFMVRCDNPNRDQGVYYDDVRLTLSTANTTKTNSSAPPVFVGNYTVPKFYQGHKKKAKKWGQVSPLNNQTVLRAVFPNGSAVFRLDLRTQVRFKIMFWKTKRYGIDVGADVEVNGDGVKAHKKGIKMKKSDSSFPLPRSSFPICVLMNLLVFFAIR is encoded by the coding sequence atggATCAAGACACAGAACGTGGAAGAAGCTGTTGTGGTTGCTGCTTGAGCTTCATCTTCACAGCTGGTCTCACCTCTCTCTTCTTATGGCTCAGCCTCCGTGCCGACAAACCCAAATGCTCAATCCAAAACTTTTACGTTCCTGCCCTCAACAAAACCCTGAATTCACGAGTCAATACCTCTCTCAACTTCATGGTTCGTTGTGACAATCCAAACAGAGACCAAGGAGTCTACTACGACGATGTACGCCTTACCTTATCCACGGCCAACACGACCAAGACCAATTCCTCTGCTCCTCCTGTCTTTGTTGGTAACTACACAGTGCCTAAGTTCTACCAAGGACACAAGAAGAAGGCCAAGAAGTGGGGTCAGGTTTCGCCTTTGAACAATCAGACGGTTTTACGAGCGGTTTTTCCTAATGGATCGGCGGTTTTCAGGTTGGATCTGAGGACTCAGGTGAGATTCAAGATTATGTTTTGGAAAACCAAGAGGTACGGGATTGATGTTGGTGCTGATGTTGAAGTCAACGGTGATGGAGTTAAAGCTCATAAGAAAGGGATTAAAATGAAGAAATCTGATTCTTCTTTTCCATTACCAAGAAGCTCTTTCCCTATTTGTGTTTTGATGAATTTGCTAGTCTTCTTCGCTATTCGTTGA